In one window of Frigoriglobus tundricola DNA:
- a CDS encoding ABC transporter substrate-binding protein, whose protein sequence is MTRPFDRCSRRTLVASVALLLVAGTAVLPAGCGASQKAGDGDPGKVRVAYLGLTCEAPIFVAQEKGLFTEQGIDAEIVKTDWDGLREGLASGQFHANHTLVMYILKGVEKGSDFKITAGVHTGCLRVQVATGSPIKSVAELKGKRIGVPTNIGSPPAMFASRTLAAAGIDPSVEAKEVTWVAMEPGLLGERLKQGELDAVATSDPLGTILEGNKITRTIADQAKDPPYADEYCCAVVVNGEFLRKYPTASAKVTKAILKGAKWVQENPRAAAELGIEKKYITAKVDINTQALMQLKYIPGVAQGRRSVEQAAEDMKKAKLLGASTDPAALAKRTWADLDGVTDEWIVAQNVERIDGARPPRLSAKLFAALFDGTKGNCVCCTRCCIE, encoded by the coding sequence ATGACCCGTCCGTTTGATCGCTGCTCGCGCCGCACCCTGGTCGCGTCCGTGGCGCTGCTACTAGTGGCCGGTACCGCCGTCCTCCCGGCCGGGTGCGGCGCGAGCCAGAAGGCCGGCGACGGCGACCCCGGCAAAGTTCGCGTCGCGTACCTCGGGCTGACCTGCGAGGCGCCGATCTTCGTCGCCCAAGAAAAGGGCCTGTTCACCGAGCAGGGGATCGACGCCGAAATCGTCAAAACGGACTGGGACGGGCTGCGCGAGGGGCTCGCCAGCGGCCAGTTCCATGCGAACCACACGCTCGTGATGTACATTCTCAAGGGCGTCGAAAAAGGAAGTGATTTCAAGATCACCGCCGGCGTTCACACCGGGTGCCTGCGCGTCCAGGTCGCCACCGGCTCCCCCATCAAGAGCGTAGCGGAACTGAAGGGGAAGCGGATCGGGGTGCCCACGAACATCGGTAGCCCGCCGGCCATGTTCGCCAGCCGGACGCTGGCGGCTGCCGGTATTGACCCGTCTGTCGAGGCCAAGGAGGTGACGTGGGTCGCGATGGAGCCGGGCCTGCTCGGGGAGCGGCTCAAGCAGGGCGAACTCGACGCGGTCGCCACCTCGGACCCGCTCGGCACCATCCTGGAGGGCAACAAGATCACGCGGACCATCGCCGATCAGGCGAAGGACCCGCCCTACGCCGACGAGTACTGCTGCGCGGTGGTCGTCAACGGGGAGTTCTTGCGGAAGTACCCCACCGCCTCGGCCAAGGTCACCAAGGCCATCCTGAAAGGCGCGAAGTGGGTACAGGAGAACCCGAGGGCCGCGGCCGAACTGGGCATCGAAAAGAAGTACATCACGGCCAAAGTCGATATCAACACCCAGGCGCTCATGCAACTGAAGTACATTCCGGGTGTCGCCCAGGGCCGGCGGAGCGTCGAGCAGGCGGCCGAGGACATGAAAAAGGCCAAGCTGCTCGGGGCGTCCACCGATCCGGCCGCACTGGCCAAGCGGACGTGGGCCGACCTTGATGGGGTCACCGACGAGTGGATCGTCGCGCAGAACGTCGAGCGGATCGACGGCGCCCGCCCGCCGCGCCTCTCGGCCAAGCTGTTTGCAGCGCTGTTCGACGGCACCAAGGGGAACTGCGTCTGCTGCACCCGCTGCTGCATCGAATGA
- a CDS encoding ABC transporter permease, with translation MTSKLADPHAPVAAPVAHRRGAGPARTIVPVLSPVFVAAIALALHYGVSDAQLPPLTWLGALPAWQHPYPVGLVLVAGAGLLVAAGQAALPALRPTVRHVAPLVAGAIGVTAVWELVTTKMDWLHKPFFPGPDEVFGAIVEDRVLLLECAWHSLRLLLSGYLTGVAAGLITGTVIGWFPRVRYWAMPAIKFVGPVPATALIHVAMSIWKDSFPAAVALIAFAVWFPMTILTSSGIANVRLSYLDVARTLGAGRFYLIFRVALPAALPTIFIGLFMGLGASFLTLIVAENAGVTAGLGWYLSWQKGYMEYAKMYGVLVLSGVFFSTLMSLLFMVRDRVLKWQKGVIKW, from the coding sequence ATGACGTCGAAGCTCGCTGATCCTCACGCGCCGGTCGCCGCGCCGGTCGCCCACCGGCGCGGCGCCGGCCCCGCCCGAACGATCGTCCCCGTTCTGTCACCGGTCTTCGTCGCGGCCATCGCCCTCGCCTTGCATTACGGTGTCTCCGACGCGCAGCTCCCGCCGCTCACGTGGCTGGGCGCGCTGCCCGCGTGGCAACACCCATACCCCGTCGGGCTGGTTCTCGTCGCGGGTGCCGGCCTCCTCGTGGCGGCCGGGCAGGCGGCACTGCCGGCCCTGCGCCCGACGGTGCGCCACGTCGCCCCGCTCGTGGCCGGTGCCATCGGCGTCACCGCCGTCTGGGAGCTCGTCACGACGAAGATGGATTGGCTGCACAAGCCGTTCTTCCCCGGTCCGGACGAGGTGTTCGGAGCGATCGTCGAGGACCGTGTGCTCCTGCTTGAGTGCGCCTGGCACTCGCTCCGGCTGCTCCTCTCCGGCTATCTGACCGGCGTCGCGGCGGGTTTGATCACGGGTACCGTCATCGGCTGGTTCCCACGGGTGCGGTACTGGGCGATGCCCGCCATCAAGTTCGTCGGCCCGGTCCCGGCTACGGCCCTCATCCACGTGGCGATGTCCATCTGGAAGGACTCGTTCCCGGCCGCGGTCGCCCTGATCGCGTTCGCGGTCTGGTTCCCGATGACCATCCTCACCTCTTCGGGCATCGCCAACGTCCGCCTGTCCTACCTCGACGTGGCCCGGACGCTGGGCGCCGGTCGGTTCTATCTGATCTTCCGCGTGGCGCTACCGGCCGCGCTGCCGACCATCTTCATCGGGCTGTTCATGGGGTTGGGGGCGTCGTTCCTGACCCTCATCGTGGCCGAGAACGCCGGGGTGACCGCCGGGCTCGGCTGGTACCTGAGTTGGCAGAAGGGGTACATGGAGTACGCGAAGATGTACGGCGTGCTGGTTCTCAGCGGCGTGTTCTTCTCGACCCTCATGTCGCTCCTGTTCATGGTCCGCGACCGGGTGTTGAAGTGGCAGAAGGGGGTCATCAAGTGGTGA
- a CDS encoding ABC transporter ATP-binding protein yields MSNSPGASEGAVLRARDVGKAFATTVALDRVSLEVGAGELVSLVGPSGCGKSTLLRLVAGLDAPTTGELWVGDEPISGPSAERGLVFQDPSLFPWLTVRRNIESGLVARGVLRQRRHEVDEYLRLVGLDAFADVYPHQLSGGMAQRAALARALINHPRVLLLDEPLGALDQFTRMRMQDEILRMWESRGTTMLLVTHDIDEALYLSDRIAVMSPRPGRIDRVMDVDLPRPRHRNDRRFLDYRARLLELLQLTGAIDSPSPHLQK; encoded by the coding sequence GTGAGCAATTCGCCCGGGGCGTCGGAGGGCGCGGTCCTCCGCGCCCGCGACGTGGGTAAGGCGTTCGCAACGACGGTCGCCCTGGACCGGGTGTCGCTCGAAGTCGGCGCCGGCGAGCTGGTGTCTCTGGTCGGCCCGAGCGGGTGCGGGAAGTCCACGCTCCTGCGGCTGGTCGCGGGGCTGGACGCCCCGACGACGGGCGAATTGTGGGTCGGGGACGAACCGATCAGCGGGCCGAGTGCCGAGCGGGGGCTGGTGTTCCAGGACCCGAGCCTGTTCCCGTGGCTGACGGTGCGGCGGAACATCGAGTCCGGCCTCGTGGCCCGCGGCGTCCTCCGCCAGCGGCGCCACGAAGTGGACGAGTACCTCCGCCTGGTCGGCCTCGACGCCTTTGCGGACGTGTACCCGCACCAGCTCTCCGGCGGCATGGCCCAGCGGGCGGCACTGGCCCGCGCGCTGATCAACCACCCGCGGGTGCTGCTGCTCGACGAGCCGCTCGGCGCGCTGGACCAGTTCACCCGGATGCGGATGCAGGACGAGATTCTGCGGATGTGGGAGTCCCGCGGGACGACCATGCTCCTGGTCACCCACGACATCGACGAAGCGCTCTACCTGAGCGACCGCATTGCGGTGATGTCCCCGCGGCCGGGGCGGATCGACCGGGTGATGGACGTGGACCTGCCCCGCCCGCGGCACCGCAACGACCGCCGGTTCCTCGATTACCGCGCCCGGCTCCTCGAACTGCTCCAACTCACAGGCGCAATCGACAGCCCGTCACCGCACCTCCAGAAGTAA
- a CDS encoding LysR family transcriptional regulator, which translates to MAAKTLRLLAEVSISGRHVGRLTETIGAELAARRDEHAEAHRRRQLDAQVPNVPSVVAVEVDGGRYQRRAEGQGCGARDPHWREDKVACLVTLEGPTCETDPQPEPPECFLDRKHVGNMTQCSATCEPTIGSASAESKAVAQPDAHAWQPERLVRTCVATTRDSEAFGRLVGAEAQARNFGAASRRAFVGDGQAYNWAIQTRWFAEYVPVVDFIHVLSYARQAARATGGSDAEQWDRYARWMRGCWQGRVSEVLGEMDREQERIGEPPEGAEDTDGRVVLARARGYLRNNAERMKYPEYRKAGLPVTSSWVESLIKEINYRVKGTEKFWNEDGAEAVLQVRAAALSDDERLDKYLAARPGSPFQRRAAA; encoded by the coding sequence TTGGCCGCCAAGACGCTCCGACTGCTGGCCGAGGTGTCGATCAGTGGTCGGCACGTCGGGCGATTGACCGAAACCATTGGTGCCGAGTTGGCCGCCCGACGCGACGAACACGCCGAAGCCCACCGGCGGCGTCAACTCGACGCGCAGGTTCCGAACGTGCCGAGCGTGGTGGCCGTTGAGGTCGATGGCGGTCGCTACCAGCGCCGCGCCGAGGGGCAAGGGTGTGGGGCGCGAGATCCGCATTGGCGCGAGGACAAGGTCGCGTGCCTGGTCACGTTGGAGGGTCCGACGTGCGAGACCGACCCACAACCCGAACCGCCCGAGTGCTTCCTCGACCGCAAGCACGTCGGGAACATGACGCAGTGCTCAGCCACTTGCGAGCCCACAATAGGAAGCGCATCCGCTGAATCGAAGGCCGTAGCCCAACCCGATGCGCACGCCTGGCAACCGGAGCGGTTGGTGCGCACGTGCGTGGCGACGACGCGCGACAGCGAAGCGTTCGGTCGATTGGTGGGTGCGGAAGCGCAGGCGCGGAACTTCGGGGCGGCGAGTCGTCGTGCGTTCGTGGGCGACGGCCAGGCGTACAACTGGGCGATCCAGACGCGCTGGTTCGCGGAGTACGTGCCGGTGGTCGACTTCATCCACGTGCTGAGCTACGCGCGGCAAGCGGCGCGTGCGACCGGTGGAAGCGATGCCGAGCAGTGGGACCGATACGCGCGCTGGATGCGGGGGTGCTGGCAGGGTCGGGTGTCCGAGGTACTCGGGGAGATGGATCGTGAGCAAGAACGGATCGGCGAGCCACCGGAGGGCGCCGAGGACACGGACGGACGCGTGGTGCTGGCACGTGCGCGTGGGTACTTGAGGAATAACGCGGAGCGCATGAAGTACCCGGAGTACCGCAAGGCCGGTCTGCCGGTAACGAGTTCGTGGGTGGAGTCGTTGATCAAGGAGATCAACTACCGAGTCAAGGGCACCGAGAAATTCTGGAACGAGGACGGGGCCGAAGCGGTGCTGCAAGTGCGCGCCGCCGCGCTAAGCGACGATGAACGGCTCGATAAGTACCTCGCCGCTCGTCCCGGGTCCCCATTCCAGCGGCGAGCGGCGGCCTGA
- a CDS encoding sigma-70 family RNA polymerase sigma factor has translation MMLAGHARAGMFTEKFGSLCTALQLLQPETDGELLRRFVLDRDEQAFARLVARYGRFVLATCRRIVPDVHLADDAFQATFLVLARKANALDGTRRLGPWLYGVAVNVATRARDGLGRRRRHETLTRAVPETATPPQVPDDAVRVLDEEITALSSALREAVVLCELQGLSRKEAAEKLGIAEGTLSSRLAAARKKLAERLTSRGVSPAMAVAVTIVPERLHAATVATAVGQVPPGSRLHLLPHSGTEVTLLATLKVCAALAVLVVLLVFGGRRGGESAAAPVPKDSPDPGVIWLKHEKRHKLVAYKPSGKKVTEINARDAYLDTRTGLIWTYDPKAGKVTGTNLDGANVKEVACPGHFFGFSDDGTKVMFAGTAGEPRNKPAGEEPLWLNGCRLHYQDVTGKGDVTATDIPLNPHGWFHWLPDGKGVIKAEPMTMKAFVLHSMFNAETKKTSSLGDRDSSPRIDVRQMLCGISPDGEWLFTQNYVPANLVLSRVPFRGGDPERLATPELRPAWALPSPNGRLVACLGYATPRSDKAPGRVPAVRVVNVRTREVSEGTRHEDGV, from the coding sequence ATGATGCTGGCTGGACACGCGAGGGCCGGTATGTTCACAGAGAAATTCGGTAGCCTGTGTACCGCTCTCCAGCTCTTGCAACCCGAGACCGACGGCGAACTGCTCCGCCGGTTCGTGCTGGATCGGGACGAGCAGGCGTTCGCGCGACTGGTGGCGCGCTACGGCCGGTTCGTGCTGGCGACGTGCCGGCGCATCGTCCCGGACGTTCATCTCGCGGACGACGCGTTTCAGGCGACGTTTCTGGTGCTGGCACGGAAAGCGAATGCGCTGGACGGCACGCGCCGGCTCGGTCCGTGGCTGTACGGGGTCGCCGTGAACGTGGCCACGCGGGCACGTGACGGACTCGGCCGGCGCCGGAGGCACGAAACGCTGACCCGTGCCGTACCGGAGACGGCGACACCGCCACAGGTGCCGGACGACGCGGTGCGCGTGTTGGACGAGGAGATCACCGCGCTTTCGTCCGCGCTCCGTGAGGCAGTTGTCCTTTGCGAACTGCAAGGGCTCAGCCGGAAAGAGGCCGCGGAGAAGTTGGGAATCGCGGAGGGGACGCTCAGCAGTCGGCTGGCGGCGGCGCGCAAGAAACTCGCCGAGCGGTTGACATCGCGGGGCGTGTCACCAGCAATGGCCGTGGCCGTCACAATAGTACCGGAGCGACTGCACGCGGCGACCGTCGCGACTGCGGTCGGACAGGTGCCGCCGGGGTCGCGATTGCACCTGCTTCCTCATTCAGGGACGGAGGTCACGCTTTTGGCGACGTTAAAAGTGTGTGCCGCGCTCGCAGTACTGGTGGTCTTACTCGTGTTCGGTGGCCGGCGTGGGGGCGAGAGCGCCGCCGCTCCGGTACCCAAGGACTCGCCCGATCCCGGTGTGATCTGGCTCAAGCACGAGAAACGTCACAAGCTCGTCGCGTACAAGCCGAGCGGGAAGAAAGTGACGGAAATCAATGCGCGCGACGCGTATCTCGATACCCGCACCGGTCTGATCTGGACCTACGACCCGAAGGCCGGCAAGGTCACCGGCACCAACCTTGACGGTGCGAACGTCAAGGAGGTGGCTTGTCCGGGTCACTTCTTCGGCTTCTCCGACGACGGCACGAAGGTCATGTTCGCCGGGACGGCTGGTGAACCAAGGAACAAGCCCGCTGGCGAAGAGCCACTCTGGCTTAACGGATGCAGGCTCCACTATCAGGACGTCACCGGCAAAGGGGATGTCACCGCGACCGACATTCCGCTCAATCCGCACGGCTGGTTCCACTGGCTCCCAGACGGTAAGGGCGTCATCAAGGCTGAGCCGATGACGATGAAGGCGTTCGTCCTGCATTCCATGTTCAATGCGGAGACCAAGAAAACGTCGAGCCTGGGGGATCGCGACAGCTCGCCCCGTATCGACGTTAGGCAGATGTTGTGCGGGATTTCACCCGACGGCGAATGGCTGTTCACGCAGAACTACGTACCGGCAAACCTTGTGCTATCGAGGGTACCATTTCGGGGCGGTGACCCGGAGCGGTTGGCGACCCCCGAACTGCGCCCCGCATGGGCGTTGCCGTCTCCCAACGGGCGACTCGTCGCCTGTCTCGGTTACGCCACTCCGCGATCGGACAAAGCGCCGGGGCGCGTACCTGCGGTTCGTGTGGTCAACGTTCGCACGAGAGAAGTATCGGAAGGCACGCGCCATGAAGACGGGGTGTAA
- a CDS encoding ARPP-2 domain-containing protein produces MLNDLILAPSQVCGAFRLVPLLRPTFRTDLRLGLSKESGYAVRLPGAVYTSYIPHALVLEWADSSAPVASLGAQLNKVRTQSAVPAGVFHRMAKRQDGRRLRFLPLHLAMEGLLALHFGGPTVQWGYFSREAISRGMSPRVERSVAGWALEGFDEALRVFEIHEGQVGVLVFVADALATAFVTPHPDDYRALHDSLLQDFFGELIWQYAVMYPSLPPCDFPARPESIRTLTDLRAAVELMRQEWAAFGRTASIGLLDVPVTAETVYEAGPFRLERFIGSLNPSDENHIGERIVAPDGSLQYLKTYRLSAAQTRRAYLLKQLADHDWNLESIAKKYNLTTNDVLLQYERNGYGWLFHQHVTDAARAYCRKKS; encoded by the coding sequence ATGTTGAATGACCTGATCCTGGCCCCGTCGCAGGTGTGCGGCGCGTTCCGCCTCGTGCCGCTACTGCGCCCGACCTTTCGCACGGACCTGCGGCTCGGGCTGTCGAAGGAATCGGGGTACGCCGTGCGGCTGCCCGGGGCGGTTTACACGAGCTACATCCCGCACGCCCTGGTCCTGGAGTGGGCCGATAGCTCGGCCCCGGTCGCCTCTCTCGGCGCGCAGCTCAACAAGGTGCGGACACAGTCCGCGGTTCCCGCCGGTGTGTTCCACCGCATGGCCAAGCGGCAGGACGGCCGCCGGTTGCGCTTTCTTCCGCTGCACCTGGCAATGGAGGGGCTCCTCGCGCTGCACTTCGGCGGGCCAACGGTCCAGTGGGGCTATTTCTCGCGCGAGGCGATTTCCAGGGGGATGAGCCCGCGGGTCGAACGCTCGGTTGCCGGCTGGGCGCTCGAAGGGTTCGACGAGGCCCTGCGCGTGTTCGAGATACACGAGGGGCAGGTGGGCGTTCTCGTGTTCGTCGCGGACGCGCTGGCCACGGCGTTCGTGACGCCGCACCCGGACGACTACCGCGCGCTTCACGACTCGCTGTTGCAGGACTTCTTCGGCGAACTGATCTGGCAGTACGCCGTGATGTACCCGAGCCTTCCGCCGTGTGACTTTCCGGCCCGACCGGAGTCGATCCGGACGCTCACGGACCTGCGGGCCGCTGTGGAACTGATGCGCCAGGAATGGGCCGCGTTCGGACGCACCGCTTCGATCGGGTTGTTGGACGTGCCGGTGACGGCGGAGACCGTTTACGAGGCCGGGCCGTTCCGGCTCGAACGGTTCATCGGCAGTCTGAACCCGAGCGACGAGAACCACATCGGCGAGCGGATCGTCGCGCCGGACGGTTCCCTCCAGTACCTCAAGACGTACCGGCTGTCGGCCGCACAAACCCGGCGGGCGTACCTGCTCAAGCAACTGGCTGACCACGACTGGAACCTGGAGTCGATCGCGAAAAAGTACAACCTGACGACGAACGACGTCCTGCTCCAGTACGAGCGCAACGGCTACGGCTGGTTGTTCCACCAGCACGTCACGGACGCCGCCCGCGCCTACTGCCGGAAGAAATCGTGA
- the ispD gene encoding 2-C-methyl-D-erythritol 4-phosphate cytidylyltransferase — MSRFAVIIPAAGRSSRFGGLEKKPFVTLDGRPVWQRAAEPFWSRPDVSRVYLVLAKEDRDDFRRRFGHLLAFANAEIVEGGAERFESVANALALVPEDVPFVAVHDAVRPLVTGALVDAVLCAAEEHGAAMPAVAVADTLKQVDPATNRITGTVPRAGVWQAQTPQIFRRDWLAAAYARRGGIAGAITDDAQLLEAIGHSVVVVPGSATNFKITTKDDLELADAVLKARAARTASPPRPASGAFDDDAKW, encoded by the coding sequence ATGTCGCGCTTCGCTGTCATCATTCCGGCCGCGGGTCGGTCGTCCCGGTTCGGCGGGCTGGAGAAGAAACCGTTCGTCACTCTCGACGGGCGCCCGGTCTGGCAGCGGGCGGCCGAGCCGTTCTGGTCGCGCCCGGACGTGAGTCGGGTCTATCTCGTTCTTGCCAAGGAGGATCGCGACGACTTCCGCCGGCGGTTCGGTCACCTGCTGGCCTTCGCCAACGCGGAGATCGTCGAGGGGGGCGCTGAGCGGTTCGAGTCGGTGGCGAACGCACTGGCCCTCGTTCCAGAAGACGTGCCGTTCGTAGCAGTTCACGACGCGGTCCGCCCGCTGGTCACCGGCGCGCTTGTGGACGCGGTTCTTTGTGCAGCGGAGGAACACGGGGCGGCCATGCCGGCTGTGGCGGTGGCTGACACGCTGAAACAAGTCGATCCCGCGACCAACCGAATCACTGGTACCGTTCCACGGGCCGGTGTCTGGCAGGCCCAGACACCGCAGATCTTCCGCCGCGACTGGCTCGCCGCGGCCTACGCGCGGCGCGGCGGGATCGCCGGGGCCATCACCGACGACGCCCAGTTACTAGAAGCGATCGGCCATTCGGTGGTCGTGGTGCCGGGCTCCGCTACGAACTTCAAGATCACCACCAAGGACGATCTCGAACTCGCGGACGCGGTGCTCAAGGCCCGCGCCGCCCGGACGGCGTCCCCGCCGCGGCCGGCGTCCGGCGCGTTCGACGACGACGCCAAGTGGTGA
- a CDS encoding sugar phosphate isomerase/epimerase family protein, with product MFVACSTLSFSKLSLEDALRTVREMRFTKADLAIHDDGPHLTPAEVAADVGRVAQRLKAANLPLAAIHLSIGCTDADEARAQFRAVCRLARVSTVPLVTVPAAAAGSDFDAEVRRLQAWVKVAETEGVILTVETHSATITSDPIGATELCRRVPGLALTLDPSHYLVGPHGPVDYDSLFKYVRHVRLRDTGKTPEQFQVRIGQGELEYGKVVSQLDRVRYDWALTVDIRDVPDNAFPIEPEVRKLKYLLESLV from the coding sequence ATGTTCGTAGCCTGCTCGACGCTCAGCTTCAGCAAGCTCTCACTGGAGGACGCCCTCCGCACGGTCCGCGAGATGCGGTTCACCAAAGCCGATCTGGCCATACACGACGACGGGCCGCACCTCACCCCCGCGGAGGTGGCCGCGGACGTCGGCCGCGTTGCCCAGCGACTCAAGGCCGCGAACCTGCCGCTCGCCGCGATCCACCTGAGCATCGGCTGCACCGACGCGGACGAGGCCCGCGCCCAGTTCCGCGCCGTCTGCCGGCTGGCGCGCGTGTCCACCGTACCTCTCGTGACCGTACCGGCCGCGGCGGCGGGGAGCGACTTCGATGCCGAGGTGCGCCGGCTCCAGGCGTGGGTGAAAGTGGCGGAGACGGAAGGCGTCATTCTCACGGTGGAAACCCACTCCGCAACGATCACGTCCGACCCGATCGGCGCGACCGAGTTGTGCCGGCGCGTGCCCGGTCTGGCGCTGACGCTCGACCCGAGCCACTACCTCGTCGGCCCGCACGGCCCGGTCGATTACGACTCACTGTTCAAGTACGTGCGGCACGTCCGGCTGCGTGACACGGGCAAGACCCCGGAGCAGTTCCAGGTGCGAATCGGCCAGGGCGAGTTGGAGTACGGGAAGGTCGTCTCCCAGCTCGACCGCGTGCGGTACGACTGGGCGCTCACCGTGGACATCCGCGACGTACCGGACAACGCGTTCCCGATCGAACCGGAGGTGCGGAAGTTGAAGTACCTGCTCGAATCGCTGGTGTGA
- a CDS encoding sugar phosphate isomerase/epimerase family protein → MAIEPLAIGVCSWSLQVTSVPELKGFMDRLGVDVVQIACGDPHHASWSEGDAMPAAARGAGFRMSGAMLGFPGEDYTTPQTIEKTGGFGDPATRPERLERFKWALARTKELGLTDLMLHAGFIPEAGSSARKPFLDTLAQVADLAKSAGVTVAFETGQESAQLLRATLDDLRAPTLKVNFDPANMLLYDKDDPLAVLELLAPDIRSVHLKDANRPTTKGTWGEEVPLGRGQTNTKAFVHALKRIGFRGPLCIEREVGNQEERFRDIEHGVRFLRECLAS, encoded by the coding sequence ATGGCGATTGAACCGCTGGCGATCGGGGTGTGCAGTTGGTCGCTGCAAGTGACCAGCGTCCCGGAGCTGAAGGGCTTCATGGACCGGCTGGGGGTTGATGTTGTTCAGATCGCGTGTGGCGACCCGCACCACGCGAGTTGGTCCGAAGGTGACGCGATGCCGGCCGCGGCGCGCGGAGCCGGGTTCCGGATGTCCGGGGCCATGCTCGGTTTCCCCGGCGAAGACTACACCACGCCGCAAACCATTGAGAAGACCGGCGGGTTCGGTGATCCGGCCACTCGCCCCGAGCGGCTCGAGCGCTTCAAGTGGGCGCTCGCCCGCACAAAGGAACTCGGTCTGACGGACCTGATGCTCCACGCCGGGTTCATCCCCGAGGCCGGTTCGAGTGCACGGAAACCGTTTCTGGATACGCTGGCTCAGGTGGCCGACCTGGCGAAGAGTGCGGGCGTCACCGTGGCCTTCGAAACCGGGCAGGAGTCGGCCCAGTTGCTGCGGGCCACGCTCGATGATCTCCGGGCGCCCACGCTGAAGGTGAACTTCGATCCGGCGAACATGCTGCTGTACGACAAGGACGACCCGCTCGCGGTACTCGAACTGCTCGCCCCGGACATCCGGAGCGTTCACTTGAAGGACGCGAACCGTCCGACAACGAAAGGGACGTGGGGCGAAGAGGTGCCGCTCGGGCGGGGCCAGACGAACACCAAGGCGTTTGTGCACGCCCTTAAGCGGATCGGGTTCCGCGGTCCGCTCTGCATCGAGCGCGAGGTGGGCAATCAGGAAGAACGGTTCCGTGACATCGAGCACGGCGTCCGCTTCTTGCGCGAGTGCTTGGCGTCCTGA
- a CDS encoding MlaE family ABC transporter permease codes for MWNAVLLLEWLGRVTAFALRAGPAALAALPRIGLWVRPVYAVLIGGLPLGIVTGLALGVVIWMHTRDVLARTGTGAVEYLPTFLAAAVLLELAPVGAGLIVAARTGASLGAELAAMRVSEQIDALQLLGVSPMGRLVGPRVLACVLAVPLLHVLIAATALGSGFLAETVTGSTSYLKYNTAALRELVLEDVIPAALKTLAFGLVVGVTGCFIGMNSREGSEGVGRAATDSVVACSLLVLAADVLLVVLIKALQQVL; via the coding sequence GTGTGGAACGCCGTATTACTTCTGGAATGGCTGGGCCGGGTGACCGCGTTCGCGCTGCGCGCGGGTCCGGCCGCGCTGGCCGCGCTGCCGCGGATCGGCCTGTGGGTCCGCCCGGTGTACGCCGTGCTGATCGGCGGCCTGCCGCTCGGGATCGTGACGGGGCTCGCGCTGGGCGTTGTGATCTGGATGCACACGCGGGACGTGTTGGCCCGGACCGGAACGGGGGCGGTCGAGTACCTTCCGACTTTTCTCGCGGCCGCCGTCCTTCTGGAACTGGCTCCCGTCGGGGCCGGGTTGATCGTCGCCGCGCGCACGGGCGCGAGCCTGGGAGCAGAACTCGCGGCGATGCGCGTCAGCGAACAGATCGATGCGTTGCAGTTACTCGGCGTGTCACCGATGGGGCGGCTCGTGGGGCCGCGGGTGCTGGCGTGCGTACTGGCGGTGCCGCTACTCCACGTCCTCATTGCCGCGACCGCACTCGGGAGCGGGTTCCTTGCCGAAACGGTCACCGGTTCGACATCGTACCTGAAGTACAACACGGCGGCGCTGCGCGAACTCGTTTTGGAAGACGTGATCCCGGCGGCGCTGAAAACCCTCGCGTTCGGCCTCGTCGTCGGCGTGACCGGTTGCTTTATTGGAATGAACTCGCGGGAGGGATCGGAGGGTGTGGGACGCGCCGCGACCGACAGCGTGGTCGCGTGTTCCCTTCTCGTACTTGCGGCCGATGTGTTGCTCGTGGTCCTGATCAAAGCGTTACAGCAGGTGCTCTAA